The bacterium DNA window AAGGGATCAAGCGCAAAGCCCTTGGCGAACAGAACATAGTAGCCGTTGAAGCCGGAGCACGCTGGGTGCGCGAAAACGCCGACGCCCTTAAAACCTTCCCGAGCTTCACAACGGCTTAGTTGCCCCCATCAGGGACATCAACGCAACGGGCCACCCCACGGGGTGGCCCTTCTATTTTGGCTTCGTGTCGCTCATCGACTTCCGGCGGCGGAATCTCGGCCGGTGCCCTTGACCTCCTCTCGCTTCTGCTTGGTCTCGCCTCTTATTTTTTGCTATCTCGACACTAAAATAAGAAAAAACAATAGACAAAAGAGTGACTGACTGGTCGGTTTACCCTTGACTGACTGGTCGGTTTACTTTATATTGGGAACAAGTTGACTGACCAGTCAGTTTGGAAATCACCATGACTACCCACGAACTCAAGGACCAGCGCGTCCTCCAGATCCTCGAAGCCGCGACCGAGCTGTTTGCCAAGCACGGCTTTGACCGTACCTCCGTAGATGAAATTGCCAAGAAAGCGGGCCTGTCGAAAGGTGCGATCTACTGGTATTTTCCATCAAAGGAGAAGATTCTCGTTGCCCTGGCCGAGCAATACGAAGCCAGCGATCAACAAGCCGTGGTCTCGATGGCCAGCGAGAATCAATTGGGCGGCAAAGCCCTTTGGATGGCCCACCGCCACCTGTTTGAATCGCGCGCGCAAAATCCGTTCACAGACCAGCTGCTGCACGAACTGATCAGCATGTCCGTAAAGTACCCCGAGATCGGCGAGGCGCTTGACCGGAATCATCAGCGCTGGTGTGAAGTTATCGTAGAACTTCTCGAAGGCGGTGTTGAGCGCGGAGATTTCAAGCCCTTTGACACGCGGATGCTGTCTGAAGCGATTGCCATGCTCTATCGCGGCAGCTGCACCATGAAATACGACGACCCGCATCGCGCCGTGGAAGTCATCGAATATGCGACGAAGCTCTTCTACAATGCGGTTACCCTCACAGCCGCCGAAGACATCAACAAAACCAAAGAGGCTGTAGCGTGAAAACTCTGTCGCTGATTATCCTGTTGGCCCTGCCGACGTTATTTGCCAGCGCCCTGACTCTGGATGAAGCAATCGCGCTCGCCAAGCAACGCTCGCTGGCCCAGCAACCGCCGCGCATCGAGCAACAGCGTACTCGCGGCCAGCTTTTCGAAGCGTGGTCGAACGCACTGCCGCAGATTGAAGGCAATATCGGTTATCAACGCGCGCTGCGCAAGGGGAAGATCTTCTTCCCGAATCCGGACACGGGGGAACTGACGCCCTTTGAATTGGACCAGAACAATGCGGTGCAGGCCGGTGTTACTCTGAACCAACCACTCTTGACATTCGGACGGGTGTCGGCCGGTGTGCGCGGCGCCGACGCCGCCATGAAAGCCACGCAGCACGCCGTCGTGCAGCAAGACCGGCAGACCGAGTTGGACGTGATGCAGCGCTTCTGGACGGTGTTAATGCTGCGCGATGTCGTAGCGGCGCGAGAACTTAGTCTGACCGTCAGTGACAGCTCGCTTCTGCGTGCACAACGTATGCGTGACGTCGGCCTGATGAGCGACTATGACGTCCTGCGCGTCCGCGTGCAAGCACAGAACCAGCGACCGCTGCTCGATCGTGCCCGCAGCGACCTGCAAATCGCCGAACTTGGATTGAAAGAATATCTTGGCGTGCCGCTGGACACGACGGTGACCGTGGACGGGACGTTGGCGACGTTTGCAGTCACGGCCGATCTGGCACCGGAAGCCGCGGACTTTGGTGCGCGGGAAGACCTGTCCTCACTGCGGGAATACGCGCATGCTCGTCAGCACGTCTACACGATCTACAGCAATGCGCGCTGGCCGGTGCTGGGCGGGCAACTGCGTTACGCGTGGCAGTGGCAAGACAATGATTGGGAAATGAATCCGCGCAATGAGAACTCCGCGTGGTACGCCGGGCTGTCACTGAATGTCCCGATCTGGTCGAGCGGTGCGATCAGCGGGAAGGCCATGCAAGCCCGGGCGGATTGGAATCACGCGCAATGGACATTAGCGCAGGCCGAACGCGGCGCACGCCTTCAGCTCGAATCGGCGCGCAACGATTTTACGACCGCAACGGCAAACGAAGAAGCGGCGACGTTGGCGGTGGAATTGGCGGAACAGGCACGCCGCATTGCTCAGACAAAATTTGGTCAAGGTCAGATTACAACGCTGGAGCTTGACGCCGCGCAACTCGATGAACTGACGGCGCGTGTCTCCCTGGCCGACGCCACCTACCGCCGCCTGCTGGCCAGTGCACAACTGCGCATAGCGCAAGGCCGCGCACCCTATACGAACTGACTTCCTGAGGATATGCACGATGAGTAAGACACGCATTATCACACTATCGGCGGCGGTGCTGATTGTCACGGCACTGTTTGCCAACAACGCCATTCAAAGCAACGCCGAGCCAACGCAGGATGCGTATAAGCGCATCGTGCCGGTCAGCGGTTTTGTTCTCGCCCCCGCGCCGTTTGTTCAGATGATCATGGAAACCGGCACTCTAACGGGTCGGCGCGAGTCCGTGCTCTCGGCCGAGGTCGGAGGACAAGTCGAGCGGATTCTGGTTGACGTCGGCGACAACGTACGTGCCGGTCAGCCGCTCTTGCAGCTCGATGACCGCATTCTCGAATTAGAGTCCGAACGCGCCTTGGTAGCGTTAGAGAAAGCGCGATTGGATTTTGACCGCGTTGAGAAGCTCGAACACGAAGGCAGTATCTCGCAATCGGATTACGAAGGCGCGCGCCTGAATTTGAAAGGCGCTGAAGTGCAATACGAATTCGCCAAGAAGACGTATGAAGATGCGACAGTACGCGCACCGTTTGCCGGAACGATTGCCCGCAAGATGACTGAAATCGGTCAGATGGTGGATCGCGGTCAACCCGTTCTGTACATTGTGGACAATGAACAGCTAAAACTCGAACTGGCGGTTGACGAGTCCCGCATCGCTTCCATTCAGGTCGGCGCGCCTGTGGTGATCTTTGTCGAAGCATTGAACGACTCATTTCCTGCCGAGGTCAGCGCTGTTGGAGCGCGGGCCACAAACGGATCGCGCACGTTCCCGGTTGAAGTGAAGCTCGCCGCGGCAGATGGCATAAAAGCCGGCATGTTTGCACGAGCGTTCGTGTTCGCCGGCGTGGACTCGACCAGCCTGCTCGTTCCGCGTGCGGCGACCCTCCCGGATGTTGGCCGCACAGTGGTATTTCTGGCCCGCGGTGACAAAGCCGAGAAGCGCGCCGTGACGGTTCTGGGAATGAGTGGCGATCAAGTTGCCGTGGACGGCGTCGCAGCCGGTGATACGGTGATTGTCACGGGCAATCAGTTGCTGTCGCAGGGCTCGCATCTCGCGCTCAGCTTGAAATAGGACCGCTGACATGACACTTACACAATTAGCAATCAAACGACCGAGTGCGGTAGCGATGTTCTTCCTGGCCATCGCCGTGCTTGGAATCATGCTGTATAATCGGCTGCCGGTTGACCTGTTGCCGACGATGAATTGGCCCATGGTCACGGTGGTCACCGCTTGGCCGGGCGCGGGACCGAAGGAAGTGGAGACGATGGTCTCCCGTCCGATTGAGGATGCCGTTGTTTCGCTGAACAAGCTTAAGCACATTCGGTCGGTCAATCGCGAGCACGCTTCGATTGTGATGCTTGAATTCGACATGTCCGCGAATGCCGACGTGGTCCTGCAAGAAACACAACGTGTCATCACGACGGTGCGGGCCCAGCTACCGGACGACGCGGAGGAGCCGCAACTCTATAAGGCCGATGTCGGCGCGATGCCGATCTTGCGCCTTGCCGTATCCAGCAAGCTGTCCGAACCGGATCTTTTCACGTTTGTTGACGAGCACGTTCGTCCGCGTTTGGAACAGGTGGACGGAGTGGGGCAGGTTGTCGTCACAGGCGCCGCCGAACGCGAAATTCAAATCTCGATTGACCCCGAGCGACTCGCCACACACGGTTTGTCGCTGGCGCAGCTCAACGGGGTGCTGGCCGCCGATAATCTCGATGTTCCAGCGGGCAAGGTCTATTCGGCCTCGCAGGATTACACCGTTCGCCTCAACGGGAAGTACGCGACGCTTGACGAAATCGCTCTGACACGAGTGCCACTCGCTGACGGTTCGGCCATCTATCTCCGCGACGTCGCGACGATCACGGACACGATAAAGTCCAATCGCTCCCTGACGCGCTTGAACGAGGTCAGCGCTCTGGGTATTCAGATCGTCAAGCAGTCACAAGCCAATAGCGTCCGCACGTCGGAGCGTGTGCGCAGCGTGCTGGCGAAAGTTGAGGCCGAGTATGGCGATCTCGCGAATATCGAGGTCGCTCAGGACATCACAATCTTCAATCGCAACTCGATCAACGAAGTCCAGCGCAACATCGCTGAGGCTCTGGTAACGGTCGCGTTAGTGCTGCTTGTCTTTCTCCACTCGATGCGCAATTCGTTGATTGTGCTGGTTGCGATTCCACTCTCAATCGTCTCCACGTTCATCTCGATGAAGCTCTTCGGCATGTCCGTCAACCTGATGACGATGATGTCGTTGGGCATGGTCATCGGCGTCCTGGTGGACGACTCGATTGTGGTCCTTGAGAATATCCACCGCTGGCTCAAAAAAGGCGCCGATCCGGTTACAGCCGCAATTAGCGGCCGAAACGAGATTGGCCTGGCCGCGGTGTCCATTACATTAGTGGACGTCGTGACATTCCTCCCCGTCGCGTTTGTCGAGGGACTCGTCGGAAACATCTTCCGAGAGTTCTCCCTTGTCTTTGTCACGGCCCTGCTTATGTCCCTGCTCGTGTCATTCACGATCACACCGCTGTTAGCAAGTCGCTTGAATACCGCGGAGAACATCCACGGTGAAAAGTGGATGCGCGGATTCGCGCGTCGCTTTGAAGCATGGTTCACGTCCTTGGAACAGAGCTACCGCAGCGTGCTGCGCTGGTCTATAGGACATCGCGGGATTGTCATTGCCATAGCGACGGTCATGATGATTGGATCCGTTGCGCTGATTCCCATGGGCTTCATCGGCAGCGACTTCGTGCCGCCGATGGACCGAGGCGAATTCGCGGTGGCCACCAAGATGCCGCTCGGGACGACGCTGGCAGAGAATAGCGCGGTTATGGGACGCATCGAGAACTACCTCATGTCGCATCCGGAAGTGAAACAAATCCTCACAACGGCCGGAATGCAAGAGACTGAGTGGGGCATCAATGAGAACGCGCGCCTGGGCAGCATTCAAGTCCAACTCAAAGGCCGCGATGAACGCGCGCAGCCTACAACTGCGACGCAAGCTGAGATCGCACAGTACTGCAAGGACATTCCGGGTCTTGAAATTCGCATCAGCGACATTGGACTCTTTGGAACGGCGAATGCCGCGCCGATTCAGTACGAAGTGCGTGGGCAGAACCTCGATAGCGTGCAGGTTGCCGCTGATTACGCGATGTCCGTATTGCGCAATATCCCCGGTGCCCGCGACGTAGAGACAAGCTATGAACTCGGATCACCTGAATTGCAGATCATTGTGGACCGAGGGCGCGCCGCCGCGGCGATGTTGACGCCCGGCCAGGTTGCCCAGTCACTGCGCAGCGCGGTGAACGGTGATGTGATCTCACGTTTCAGCACGGGCGAGCTGGAAGTGGACATTCGCTCGGTGTTGACGCCGGAATTCCGCACTGACCCCACGATGATCAGCGAAATCGAGATTCAGAACGCGGCGGGTCAGATGGTCAGACTTGGCGAAGTCGCGCGCATTGAGCGTATGAGCGGTCCGTCCTCGATCACGCGCAAGGACCGCGAGCGTCTCGTAACAGTCTCCGCCAACGTAGTGGGGCGGTCGCTCGGCGAGGTGCAAGGCGACTTTGATATAGAAATGGAAAAGTACACGCCGCCGCAGGGCGTCGGCTTCTTCGCCTATGGTGACGTGGAAAACATGCGGACGATGATGACTGACATGTTGCAGGCGATCATGCTGTCAATTCTGTTCGTTTATATGGTGTTGGTCGTGCTCTACGAGAGTTACATCTACCCCTTTGTGGTGATGTTCTCCGTGCCCGTAGCGATTGTCGGCGCCCTGGTCGGTTTGGCGGTGACGGGCTACACGCTCTCGATGTTCTCGATGATCGGATTGCTGATCCTGATGGGACTTGTCACCAAGAACGGCATTCTGATTGTGGACTATACGAATCAAATGCGCGCCCG harbors:
- a CDS encoding TetR/AcrR family transcriptional regulator; the encoded protein is MTTHELKDQRVLQILEAATELFAKHGFDRTSVDEIAKKAGLSKGAIYWYFPSKEKILVALAEQYEASDQQAVVSMASENQLGGKALWMAHRHLFESRAQNPFTDQLLHELISMSVKYPEIGEALDRNHQRWCEVIVELLEGGVERGDFKPFDTRMLSEAIAMLYRGSCTMKYDDPHRAVEVIEYATKLFYNAVTLTAAEDINKTKEAVA
- a CDS encoding TolC family protein, which gives rise to MKTLSLIILLALPTLFASALTLDEAIALAKQRSLAQQPPRIEQQRTRGQLFEAWSNALPQIEGNIGYQRALRKGKIFFPNPDTGELTPFELDQNNAVQAGVTLNQPLLTFGRVSAGVRGADAAMKATQHAVVQQDRQTELDVMQRFWTVLMLRDVVAARELSLTVSDSSLLRAQRMRDVGLMSDYDVLRVRVQAQNQRPLLDRARSDLQIAELGLKEYLGVPLDTTVTVDGTLATFAVTADLAPEAADFGAREDLSSLREYAHARQHVYTIYSNARWPVLGGQLRYAWQWQDNDWEMNPRNENSAWYAGLSLNVPIWSSGAISGKAMQARADWNHAQWTLAQAERGARLQLESARNDFTTATANEEAATLAVELAEQARRIAQTKFGQGQITTLELDAAQLDELTARVSLADATYRRLLASAQLRIAQGRAPYTN
- a CDS encoding efflux RND transporter periplasmic adaptor subunit: MSKTRIITLSAAVLIVTALFANNAIQSNAEPTQDAYKRIVPVSGFVLAPAPFVQMIMETGTLTGRRESVLSAEVGGQVERILVDVGDNVRAGQPLLQLDDRILELESERALVALEKARLDFDRVEKLEHEGSISQSDYEGARLNLKGAEVQYEFAKKTYEDATVRAPFAGTIARKMTEIGQMVDRGQPVLYIVDNEQLKLELAVDESRIASIQVGAPVVIFVEALNDSFPAEVSAVGARATNGSRTFPVEVKLAAADGIKAGMFARAFVFAGVDSTSLLVPRAATLPDVGRTVVFLARGDKAEKRAVTVLGMSGDQVAVDGVAAGDTVIVTGNQLLSQGSHLALSLK
- a CDS encoding efflux RND transporter permease subunit translates to MTLTQLAIKRPSAVAMFFLAIAVLGIMLYNRLPVDLLPTMNWPMVTVVTAWPGAGPKEVETMVSRPIEDAVVSLNKLKHIRSVNREHASIVMLEFDMSANADVVLQETQRVITTVRAQLPDDAEEPQLYKADVGAMPILRLAVSSKLSEPDLFTFVDEHVRPRLEQVDGVGQVVVTGAAEREIQISIDPERLATHGLSLAQLNGVLAADNLDVPAGKVYSASQDYTVRLNGKYATLDEIALTRVPLADGSAIYLRDVATITDTIKSNRSLTRLNEVSALGIQIVKQSQANSVRTSERVRSVLAKVEAEYGDLANIEVAQDITIFNRNSINEVQRNIAEALVTVALVLLVFLHSMRNSLIVLVAIPLSIVSTFISMKLFGMSVNLMTMMSLGMVIGVLVDDSIVVLENIHRWLKKGADPVTAAISGRNEIGLAAVSITLVDVVTFLPVAFVEGLVGNIFREFSLVFVTALLMSLLVSFTITPLLASRLNTAENIHGEKWMRGFARRFEAWFTSLEQSYRSVLRWSIGHRGIVIAIATVMMIGSVALIPMGFIGSDFVPPMDRGEFAVATKMPLGTTLAENSAVMGRIENYLMSHPEVKQILTTAGMQETEWGINENARLGSIQVQLKGRDERAQPTTATQAEIAQYCKDIPGLEIRISDIGLFGTANAAPIQYEVRGQNLDSVQVAADYAMSVLRNIPGARDVETSYELGSPELQIIVDRGRAAAAMLTPGQVAQSLRSAVNGDVISRFSTGELEVDIRSVLTPEFRTDPTMISEIEIQNAAGQMVRLGEVARIERMSGPSSITRKDRERLVTVSANVVGRSLGEVQGDFDIEMEKYTPPQGVGFFAYGDVENMRTMMTDMLQAIMLSILFVYMVLVVLYESYIYPFVVMFSVPVAIVGALVGLAVTGYTLSMFSMIGLLILMGLVTKNGILIVDYTNQMRARGMSVADALLEAGPRRLRPILMTTMTMVLGMLPLALALGEGSEMRAGMGVVIIGGLLSSLLLTLVLVPVMYTLLDRLSKKDWSAESAIAKTDSVPALG